In the genome of Neisseria lactamica, the window CCGTACTATTTGTACTGTCTGCGGCTTCGTTGCCTTGTCCTGATTTTTGTTAATCCACTATATAAAAACCGCCAAGTTTGGGCTTGGCGGCGGAAACGGTATGAATGAGTGGGGGTCAAAGCAGCTTTAAGACAACTTGCGAAAGGGCTTTTTGCCAGTCTGACGGTTTGATGCCGAAGCCGCTTTCGATTTTGCGGCAGTCCAAAATGCTGTACGGCGGTCTGGAAGCGGCAGCCGGATACTCTTCATCCGAAACGGCTTTCAGTTCGGGAATGGGAAAAGAGGCATCCTGCCGCAATGCCGTCTGAAAGATGTGCCGGGCAAATTCGTACCAAGATACGGATTTGCCGCCCGCAAAATGGTAAATACCGCGTACCGGCGATGATTGCTGCAACAGGCGGATGATGGCGGCAGCCAAGTCGCCGGCATAGGTCGGGCAGCCGGTTTGATTGCTGACGACGGGTAATGAAGAACGTTCGTCGGCACGGTTCAGCATCGTGCGGACAAAGTTGTCCCCGTATTCGCTAAACAGCCAAGAAGTCCGCAGGATAAGGCTGTCGGGATTGGCGGACAGCGCGAGCAGTTCGCCGGCAGCCTTGGATTTTCCATATATGTTGGGCGGATTGGTAAAGTCGCTTTCCAAATAAGGTTTGTCGGCTTGGCCGTCGAATACATAGTCGGTCGAAATGTGGATGAACCGGGCGTGGGCGCGGTGTGCCGCCGAAGCGAGGTTGTACACGGCGGAAGCATTGACGGCGAATGTCGCAGCCGCATCGCCTTCCGCTTTGTCGACGGCGGTATAGGCGGCGGTATTCACAACGGCATCGGGCTGGAAATTTTGAATCATACGGCAGACGGCATCGGCATCGGTAATGTCTAAAGATGCGGAATCCGTTGCAATGGTTTCCCAATCTTCCGGAATGCGGTCGCGCAGGCAGCGGGCGAGCTGGCTTTTCGAGCCGGTCAGTAGAATCCTCATAAGGCAATTTCCTTGATAAAAATGTATTGTAAGACCTGTTGTTGATATTATAGTGCCAAAATTTTGCCGGTGTCCGATGTGCCGGCATTTTGTGTGAAGAGTATT includes:
- the rfbD gene encoding dTDP-4-dehydrorhamnose reductase; this encodes MRILLTGSKSQLARCLRDRIPEDWETIATDSASLDITDADAVCRMIQNFQPDAVVNTAAYTAVDKAEGDAAATFAVNASAVYNLASAAHRAHARFIHISTDYVFDGQADKPYLESDFTNPPNIYGKSKAAGELLALSANPDSLILRTSWLFSEYGDNFVRTMLNRADERSSLPVVSNQTGCPTYAGDLAAAIIRLLQQSSPVRGIYHFAGGKSVSWYEFARHIFQTALRQDASFPIPELKAVSDEEYPAAASRPPYSILDCRKIESGFGIKPSDWQKALSQVVLKLL